A window of Streptomyces sp. DG1A-41 contains these coding sequences:
- a CDS encoding DUF4097 family beta strand repeat-containing protein translates to MTRSTRTTGTTRKVPARAVAVAGAVVVLVGGLSACGASAGDDKDPDRRSFGLQSRTLTVDSDDSALEIVAADKNPAGKIEVTRWFQGSVVVGKEPKVTWTMRDDRLVLRLRCSGVVVDCSAKHRIEVPRGVTVQVQDGDGSVRARGFRDPLSIRTGDGSVRVTGSTGPLHIRTGDGSVRVTDATGPLRMRTGDGSIRANVSSRDVRTHTADGSVRLEFGAVPDRVESRSGDGSVSIALPRAAYRVTTETGDGGVDVSVPRDESSSHVVSAHTGDGKVTVRTAN, encoded by the coding sequence ATGACCCGCAGCACCCGCACCACCGGCACCACCCGCAAAGTCCCTGCCCGCGCGGTCGCCGTCGCCGGTGCCGTAGTGGTGCTCGTCGGCGGTCTCAGCGCCTGCGGCGCGTCCGCCGGGGACGACAAGGACCCCGATCGCCGGTCCTTCGGCCTCCAGAGCCGCACGCTCACCGTCGACTCCGACGACTCGGCCCTCGAGATCGTCGCCGCCGACAAGAACCCGGCAGGCAAGATCGAGGTCACCCGGTGGTTCCAGGGCTCGGTCGTCGTCGGCAAGGAGCCCAAGGTCACCTGGACCATGCGGGACGACCGGCTGGTGCTGCGGCTGAGGTGCTCCGGCGTCGTCGTCGACTGCTCGGCCAAGCACCGCATCGAGGTACCCCGAGGCGTCACCGTGCAGGTCCAGGACGGCGACGGCAGCGTGCGCGCCCGCGGTTTCCGGGACCCGCTGAGCATCCGCACGGGCGACGGTTCGGTCCGTGTCACCGGCTCCACCGGCCCCCTGCACATCCGCACGGGCGACGGCTCCGTCCGCGTCACCGACGCCACCGGCCCGCTGCGGATGCGCACCGGCGACGGATCCATCCGGGCGAACGTCTCCTCCCGTGACGTCCGTACCCACACCGCAGACGGCTCGGTCCGCCTGGAGTTCGGCGCCGTACCGGACCGCGTGGAGTCCCGCAGCGGCGACGGTTCCGTGAGCATCGCGCTGCCCAGGGCCGCCTACCGCGTGACGACCGAGACCGGTGACGGCGGCGTGGATGTGTCCGTCCCCCGCGACGAGAGCAGCTCCCATGTGGTGTCCGCCCACACCGGCGACGGCAAAGTGACTGTCCGAACGGCGAACTAA
- a CDS encoding DUF2277 domain-containing protein, producing the protein MCRSIKTLRPPAMPEEATEADIRAAALQYVRKVSGFRAPAAHNQEVFDRAVETIAQATAELLDGLEIRGAGARREARAG; encoded by the coding sequence ATGTGCCGGAGTATCAAGACCCTTCGTCCGCCCGCGATGCCCGAAGAGGCCACGGAGGCGGACATTCGGGCTGCCGCGTTGCAGTACGTGCGGAAGGTTTCGGGTTTCCGTGCCCCCGCCGCTCACAACCAGGAGGTGTTCGACCGCGCCGTGGAGACCATCGCGCAGGCCACGGCCGAGTTGCTGGACGGGCTCGAGATCCGTGGCGCCGGGGCTCGGCGGGAAGCCAGGGCCGGCTGA
- a CDS encoding VTT domain-containing protein, producing MLEHLGSLFGSPWIYAVVALSVLLDVFLPVLPSGVLVITAATAAAAGSAADVPDILALTLCAATASVLGDLAAYRLAWRGGDRLDRAISRSRRLTTAQERLGAALARGGGALVVLARFAPAGRSVVSLGAGAAHRRARDFLPWSALAGLTWAAYSVALGYFGAHWLGASWLGTAVSVGALFGAGAGAAYLMRREPQAS from the coding sequence GTGCTGGAGCACTTGGGGTCGCTGTTCGGCAGCCCATGGATCTACGCGGTGGTGGCCCTGTCGGTCCTGCTCGATGTGTTCCTGCCGGTGCTGCCCAGCGGTGTCCTGGTGATCACGGCGGCGACGGCGGCGGCCGCGGGTTCGGCGGCCGACGTGCCCGACATCCTGGCGCTGACCCTCTGCGCGGCCACCGCTTCCGTCCTGGGCGACCTGGCCGCCTACCGCCTCGCCTGGCGCGGCGGCGACCGTCTGGACCGGGCGATCTCCCGCTCCCGGCGCCTGACCACCGCGCAGGAACGTCTCGGCGCGGCCCTCGCGCGGGGCGGCGGCGCCCTCGTCGTCCTCGCCCGCTTCGCGCCCGCCGGCCGCTCGGTCGTCTCCCTCGGCGCGGGCGCCGCCCACCGCCGCGCCCGCGACTTCCTCCCCTGGTCGGCCCTGGCGGGTCTGACCTGGGCCGCGTACAGCGTCGCCCTCGGCTACTTCGGCGCCCACTGGCTGGGCGCGAGCTGGCTGGGGACGGCGGTGTCGGTGGGGGCGCTGTTCGGGGCGGGGGCGGGGGCGGCGTACCTCATGCGCAGGGAGCCGCAGGCGTCGTAA
- a CDS encoding DoxX family protein produces MTARLNGAQPYALGLFRIVIGLLFACHGAVALFGVLGGMDGKGGTAATGAWPNWYAAVIELVGGTLVLLGLGTRAAAFISSGAMAYAYFKVHQPQGLWPIENSGEGAAMYCWSMFLLIFTGSGAFGVDRLLAKRTSAQGRQATDQTPVAA; encoded by the coding sequence ATGACCGCACGCCTCAATGGCGCGCAGCCGTACGCTCTCGGACTGTTCCGGATCGTCATCGGCCTGCTCTTCGCCTGCCACGGCGCCGTCGCGCTCTTCGGTGTCCTCGGAGGTATGGACGGCAAGGGCGGCACCGCGGCGACCGGTGCCTGGCCGAACTGGTACGCGGCCGTCATCGAACTCGTCGGCGGCACCCTGGTGCTGCTGGGCCTGGGCACCCGCGCAGCGGCGTTCATCTCCTCCGGCGCAATGGCGTACGCGTACTTCAAGGTCCACCAGCCGCAGGGCCTGTGGCCGATCGAGAACAGCGGCGAGGGCGCGGCGATGTACTGCTGGTCCATGTTCCTGCTGATCTTCACGGGTTCCGGCGCGTTCGGTGTGGACCGGCTGCTGGCCAAGCGCACGTCGGCACAGGGACGCCAGGCCACGGACCAGACGCCGGTGGCGGCCTGA
- a CDS encoding DedA family protein, whose protein sequence is MTAIAAQTITAAADTGPQWVNDLMDALGAPGAGLAIALENLFPPLPSEVILPLAGFAASSGRMSLLAVLLWTTAGSVLGALALYGVGALLGRDRTVAMAARLPLVKVSDIERTEAWFLRHGTKAVFFGRMIPIFRSLISVPAGVERMRLPVFLGLTTLGSAIWNTVFVLAGYLLGANWHQVTTVVSTYSKVVLALAGLAALALVGLRLLRRPDRGRGAVTMCGTAARRGQPRRRRTRAITAPPAPGRTGQAQRQREAPAESAPPQARPVREAP, encoded by the coding sequence ATGACAGCCATCGCAGCGCAGACGATCACAGCTGCCGCGGACACCGGTCCGCAGTGGGTCAACGACCTCATGGACGCGCTGGGCGCGCCGGGTGCCGGTCTCGCCATCGCCCTGGAGAACCTGTTCCCGCCGCTGCCCAGCGAGGTGATCCTGCCGCTCGCCGGGTTCGCCGCGTCCAGCGGGCGGATGAGCCTGCTCGCTGTCCTGCTGTGGACGACGGCCGGCTCGGTGCTGGGCGCGCTCGCGCTGTACGGCGTCGGTGCGCTGCTCGGTCGTGACCGGACGGTGGCGATGGCCGCCCGGCTGCCGTTGGTGAAGGTCTCCGACATCGAGCGGACGGAAGCGTGGTTCCTGCGGCACGGCACCAAGGCGGTGTTCTTCGGCCGGATGATCCCGATCTTCCGCAGCCTGATCTCCGTACCGGCGGGCGTGGAACGCATGCGCCTGCCGGTGTTCCTGGGGCTGACCACCCTGGGCAGCGCGATCTGGAACACGGTGTTCGTACTCGCGGGCTACCTGCTGGGCGCGAACTGGCACCAGGTGACGACCGTCGTCTCGACGTACTCGAAGGTGGTCCTTGCTCTAGCCGGGCTGGCAGCGCTGGCACTCGTCGGGCTGCGGTTGCTGAGGCGCCCCGACAGGGGGCGCGGGGCTGTGACGATGTGCGGCACCGCCGCGAGGCGCGGCCAGCCACGGCGCCGCCGCACCCGCGCGATCACCGCACCCCCAGCTCCTGGGCGAACCGGCCAAGCCCAGCGGCAGCGAGAAGCTCCCGCAGAATCCGCTCCCCCGCAAGCACGCCCCGTTCGGGAAGCGCCCTGA
- a CDS encoding DUF6153 family protein, whose protein sequence is MGVVNSSLQRALRAAAPSWRVLAVLGLFVGLLGMHGLAPGGGVPQQEHVLPMGTQQTHVQAMACGHGQVGPLGSEVQDGHCGGGHVQHADATCASGAVGGGPVLPSLVADPVSGCGPEGAVRAGVVVEPESARAPPSLAELQLLRI, encoded by the coding sequence ATGGGCGTCGTGAACAGCTCCCTACAGCGCGCCTTGCGAGCAGCCGCCCCGTCGTGGCGTGTGCTGGCTGTGCTGGGGCTGTTCGTGGGGCTGCTGGGGATGCACGGGCTGGCGCCCGGGGGTGGTGTTCCGCAGCAGGAGCACGTGCTCCCCATGGGTACGCAGCAGACGCATGTCCAGGCCATGGCGTGTGGGCACGGGCAGGTCGGCCCGCTCGGTTCCGAGGTGCAGGACGGGCACTGTGGTGGTGGGCATGTCCAGCATGCCGACGCGACCTGTGCCTCCGGTGCCGTCGGGGGCGGGCCGGTGTTGCCCTCGCTTGTCGCCGACCCGGTTTCCGGGTGCGGGCCGGAGGGCGCCGTACGGGCGGGCGTGGTTGTGGAGCCGGAAAGTGCGCGTGCCCCGCCCTCCCTCGCCGAACTCCAGCTTCTGCGGATTTAG
- a CDS encoding HAD family hydrolase, whose amino-acid sequence MPVLVASDLDRTLIYSAAALALTMPDARAPRLLCVEVHESKPLSYMTETAAQLLTDLGDAAVFVPTTTRTRKQYLRINLPGPAPTYAICANGGHILVDGVSDPDWHAQVTARLADQCAPLAEVQEHLLRSADPVWVRKHRVADDLFAYLVVERELLNEDWVKELAVWAENRGWTVSLQGRKIYAVPKPLTKSAAMREIARRTGADLTLAAGDSLLDADLLLAADQGWRPGHGELADTDWTAPAIRALPERGVLAGERILRELLAAAGLGRFAQELGVR is encoded by the coding sequence ATGCCCGTCCTCGTCGCGAGCGACCTCGATCGCACACTGATCTACTCCGCCGCGGCTCTGGCGCTGACCATGCCGGACGCACGGGCGCCCCGGCTGCTGTGTGTGGAGGTGCACGAGAGCAAGCCGCTGTCGTACATGACGGAGACCGCGGCCCAGCTCCTGACCGACCTCGGCGACGCCGCCGTGTTCGTGCCGACGACGACCCGTACGCGCAAGCAGTACCTGCGCATCAACCTGCCGGGCCCCGCGCCCACCTACGCGATCTGCGCGAACGGCGGCCACATCCTGGTGGACGGCGTGTCCGACCCCGACTGGCACGCACAGGTGACTGCGCGGCTGGCCGACCAGTGCGCGCCCCTGGCCGAGGTGCAGGAACACCTGCTGAGGTCCGCCGACCCGGTCTGGGTGCGCAAGCACCGCGTTGCCGACGACCTCTTCGCCTACCTCGTCGTCGAGCGTGAACTGCTCAACGAGGACTGGGTGAAGGAACTCGCGGTCTGGGCGGAGAACCGCGGCTGGACCGTGTCCCTCCAGGGCCGCAAGATCTACGCCGTGCCCAAGCCGCTGACCAAGAGCGCGGCGATGCGCGAAATCGCCCGCCGGACCGGCGCCGACCTCACCCTCGCCGCCGGGGACTCCCTGCTCGACGCCGACCTGCTCCTCGCGGCCGACCAGGGCTGGCGCCCCGGCCACGGGGAACTGGCCGACACCGACTGGACGGCCCCCGCGATCAGGGCGCTTCCCGAACGGGGCGTGCTTGCGGGGGAGCGGATTCTGCGGGAGCTTCTCGCTGCCGCTGGGCTTGGCCGGTTCGCCCAGGAGCTGGGGGTGCGGTGA
- a CDS encoding DUF305 domain-containing protein: MSSVRTLTRRAVLVAATAGAAVVLAACGGDGGDSSGSGHDAHASASASPSAGDGAGATAGAHNAQDVSFAQGMIPHHRQALEMARLADGRAASGAVKDLAARIEKAQDPEIRVMTGWLKAWGEDVPEAGGGMDHSASGHSGMPGMMDDADMAALEKSSGKAFDTKFLTLMVEHHEGAVEMATTEKSKGRHGPAKAMADDIVTAQNAEIGEMNKLLGKSG; this comes from the coding sequence ATGAGCAGTGTTCGTACCCTCACTCGTCGGGCCGTCCTCGTCGCGGCGACGGCCGGCGCCGCGGTCGTCCTCGCCGCCTGTGGCGGGGACGGTGGTGACAGCAGCGGCAGCGGGCACGACGCGCACGCCTCCGCATCCGCCTCCCCGTCCGCCGGTGATGGGGCCGGTGCCACCGCCGGTGCCCACAACGCCCAGGACGTCTCCTTCGCGCAGGGCATGATCCCGCACCACCGGCAGGCGCTGGAGATGGCACGGCTGGCCGACGGCCGGGCCGCCTCCGGTGCTGTCAAGGACCTCGCGGCGCGGATCGAGAAGGCGCAGGACCCGGAGATCAGGGTCATGACCGGCTGGCTGAAGGCCTGGGGCGAGGACGTTCCCGAGGCCGGGGGCGGCATGGACCACTCGGCCTCGGGTCACTCCGGGATGCCCGGGATGATGGACGACGCGGACATGGCCGCACTGGAGAAGTCCTCGGGCAAGGCCTTCGACACCAAGTTCCTGACCCTGATGGTCGAGCACCACGAGGGTGCGGTGGAGATGGCCACCACCGAGAAGAGCAAGGGTCGCCACGGCCCCGCCAAGGCCATGGCCGACGACATCGTCACCGCTCAGAACGCCGAGATCGGCGAGATGAACAAGCTGCTCGGCAAGAGCGGCTGA
- a CDS encoding phosphoribosyltransferase codes for MEKAVNEGAHHQVRDGVPAGAAGGADGIWSGSWVAERLGVELVGDDRLTDLLGLALRRNPKRAHLLVSNVLGKHVPQSPSVVYGHGFELGRRVRELLGADEARRAVVLGYAETATGLGHCVADGLGLAPYLHSTRRPVAGLAPAGGFEESHSHATSHLLLPEDPALLSGDGPLVLVDDEFSTGNTVLNTVRDLHERYPRRRYVVVALVDMRSVADAGRLEEFAREIGARVDLVAAASGTVRLPEGVLEKGRELVARYEAESAAEGGSSSAASSGPVALRGGAAHRHGPAPLEGETGAAGLESDGRATPLGARGTAGARGTARPTPTGPHPEDNRTRPHISRIDLRWSEGLPDGGRHGFTPAHRERLETALPAMTARIAEALPADARRVLVLGFEELMYAPLRLARELEGTVRAEVRYSTTTRSPVLAVDDPGYAIRTRLVFPAHDDPADGPGERYAYNVAGAGFDAVIAVVDSAADTPVLHAPDGLLAQLAAHTPQVLLAVVPSYAPESPHAPERPSMLPEPLRGPAFSSYAPEEVGWLLQDLSDVTLEAPTEEREEAIQSGGAHYAESLPVEYQPSEQYQELFHAALETSASRIAKAVGVVTETVLAERSPRPVLVSLARAGTPVGILMRRWAQHRHGLDLPHYAVSIVRGRGIDANALRWLAGHHDPRDVVFIDGWTGKGAITRELAQALEDFEKSDGITGFSPEIAVLADPGSCVRTYGTREDFLIPSACLNSTVSGLISRTVLRADLVGPHDFHGAKFYRELAGTDVSVTFLDAVSARFPEVADAACAQAKELLAADRSPTWEGWAAVERISEEYGIHDVNLVKPGVGETTRVMLRRVPWKVLARAGAGSDLDHVRLLAGHRGVPVEEVAELPYTCVGLIHPKYTRGATGADGKAVTV; via the coding sequence ATGGAGAAGGCAGTGAACGAGGGGGCGCACCACCAGGTGCGCGACGGGGTGCCGGCCGGGGCGGCCGGCGGTGCCGACGGCATATGGTCGGGCAGCTGGGTCGCCGAGCGGCTCGGCGTCGAGCTCGTCGGCGACGACCGGCTGACGGACCTGCTCGGGCTGGCCCTGCGCCGCAACCCCAAGCGGGCCCACCTGCTGGTGTCGAACGTGCTCGGCAAGCACGTCCCGCAGTCCCCGTCCGTGGTCTACGGCCACGGCTTCGAGCTGGGCCGCCGCGTGCGTGAACTGCTGGGCGCCGACGAGGCGCGCCGCGCGGTCGTCCTCGGCTACGCGGAGACCGCGACCGGCCTCGGCCACTGTGTCGCCGACGGCCTGGGCCTCGCCCCCTACCTGCACTCCACGCGCCGCCCCGTCGCCGGTCTCGCCCCGGCCGGCGGCTTCGAGGAGTCCCACTCGCACGCGACCTCGCACCTGCTGCTGCCGGAGGACCCCGCGCTGCTCAGCGGGGACGGGCCGCTGGTCCTGGTCGACGACGAGTTCTCCACGGGGAACACGGTGCTGAACACCGTCCGGGATCTGCATGAGCGGTATCCGCGGCGGCGGTATGTCGTGGTGGCGCTGGTGGACATGCGGTCGGTTGCCGACGCCGGCCGGCTGGAGGAGTTCGCCCGCGAGATCGGCGCGCGGGTGGATCTCGTGGCAGCGGCTTCGGGGACCGTGCGGCTGCCCGAGGGGGTGCTGGAGAAGGGGCGGGAGTTGGTGGCGCGGTACGAGGCCGAGAGTGCCGCGGAGGGTGGTTCGTCGTCTGCGGCATCGTCTGGGCCGGTCGCGCTCCGCGGCGGAGCCGCACATCGACACGGTCCCGCGCCCCTCGAGGGCGAAACAGGCGCCGCGGGCCTTGAAAGCGACGGTCGGGCCACCCCCCTGGGGGCGCGGGGAACTGCAGGGGCGCGGGGAACTGCGCGGCCAACCCCCACCGGCCCGCACCCGGAGGACAACCGCACCCGTCCCCACATCAGCCGCATAGACCTGCGCTGGTCCGAGGGCCTGCCCGACGGCGGCCGGCACGGGTTCACCCCCGCGCACCGGGAGCGCCTGGAGACGGCCCTGCCCGCCATGACGGCCCGGATCGCCGAGGCGCTGCCTGCCGACGCCCGCCGCGTGCTCGTCCTCGGCTTCGAGGAGCTGATGTACGCCCCGCTCAGGCTCGCCCGCGAGCTGGAGGGGACCGTCCGCGCCGAAGTGCGCTACTCCACCACCACCCGCTCACCCGTCCTCGCCGTCGACGACCCCGGCTACGCGATACGCACCCGCCTGGTCTTCCCCGCCCACGACGACCCCGCCGACGGCCCGGGCGAGCGGTACGCCTACAACGTGGCGGGCGCCGGCTTCGACGCGGTGATCGCCGTCGTCGACTCGGCCGCGGACACGCCCGTGCTGCACGCTCCCGACGGCCTGCTGGCCCAGCTCGCCGCGCACACGCCGCAGGTCCTCCTCGCCGTTGTGCCGTCGTACGCCCCCGAGTCCCCGCACGCCCCCGAAAGGCCCTCCATGCTGCCCGAGCCCCTCCGCGGCCCCGCCTTCTCCTCGTACGCGCCCGAGGAGGTCGGCTGGCTGCTCCAGGACCTCTCGGACGTGACGCTGGAGGCGCCGACCGAGGAGCGCGAGGAGGCGATCCAGAGCGGCGGCGCGCACTACGCCGAGTCGCTGCCCGTGGAGTACCAGCCGAGCGAGCAGTACCAGGAGCTGTTCCACGCCGCGCTGGAGACCTCGGCGTCCCGCATCGCCAAGGCCGTCGGCGTCGTCACCGAGACGGTCCTCGCGGAGCGGTCCCCGCGCCCCGTCCTGGTCTCCCTCGCCCGCGCGGGGACACCCGTCGGCATCCTGATGCGCCGCTGGGCCCAGCACCGGCACGGCCTCGACCTGCCGCACTACGCCGTGTCGATCGTCCGCGGCCGCGGCATCGACGCCAACGCCCTTCGCTGGCTCGCCGGGCACCACGACCCCCGGGACGTCGTCTTCATCGACGGCTGGACCGGCAAGGGCGCCATCACCCGCGAACTCGCCCAGGCCCTGGAGGACTTCGAGAAGTCCGACGGCATCACCGGCTTCAGCCCCGAGATCGCGGTCCTGGCCGACCCGGGCTCCTGCGTACGGACCTACGGCACCCGCGAGGACTTCCTCATTCCCTCCGCCTGCCTCAACTCGACCGTGTCCGGCCTGATCTCGCGGACCGTCCTGCGGGCGGACCTGGTCGGACCGCACGACTTCCACGGCGCCAAGTTCTACCGCGAACTCGCCGGCACCGACGTCTCGGTGACCTTCCTGGACGCCGTGTCCGCCCGCTTCCCCGAGGTCGCGGACGCGGCCTGCGCCCAGGCCAAGGAACTGCTCGCCGCCGACCGCTCGCCCACCTGGGAGGGCTGGGCCGCCGTCGAGCGCATCAGCGAGGAGTACGGCATCCACGACGTGAACCTCGTCAAGCCCGGCGTCGGCGAGACCACCCGGGTGATGCTGCGCCGCGTGCCCTGGAAGGTCCTGGCACGCGCCGGGGCGGGCAGCGACCTCGACCACGTACGCCTGCTGGCCGGGCATCGCGGCGTCCCCGTGGAGGAGGTGGCCGAACTGCCCTACACCTGCGTCGGCCTGATCCATCCCAAGTACACCCGGGGCGCGACCGGCGCCGACGGCAAGGCGGTGACGGTCTGA
- a CDS encoding FAD/NAD(P)-binding protein, whose translation MPEGSVPSEEPALLSVALVGAGPRGTSVLERLCASAPELLPPGARLAVHVVDPDPPGPGRVWRTDQSPELLMNTVACQVTLFTDDSVDCSGPIRPGPSLYEWARGSLGPDEYPTRAHYGRYLEWVFARVVRDAPATVRVETHRARAVRLDDTPGGHQALTLDDGRTLDGLSAVVLAQGHLPTTADPAQRRLAAHAARHGLRHVPPANPADVDLSSVPPGEPVLLRGLGLNFFDHTALLTTGRGGRFVRDAQGLRYLPSGREPRLYAGSRRGVPYQARGDNAKGAYGRHVPLVLTPEVIAGFRKRADSGEAPDFLAEIWPLVAKEVETVYCTALLRRAGACARRCQEFTDHFLSVPHGAPQEAVVLSEFGVTDAGRWSWERISRPYAGRDFAHPGEWRDWLLSYLREDAAQAALGNVRGPLKAALDVLRDLRNELRLIVDHGGLAGTSRRDHLDRWYTPLNAFLSIGPPRRRIEELVALVEAGVVRVLGPRLKVTEVDGAWAAHSPDVPGSAVRVRTLIEARLPETDLRKTADGLLAGLLRAGQCRPHTVDGYETGGLDVTPRPYHLIDRQGVPHTRRFAFGVPTEGVHWVTAAGARPGVDSVTLSDADAVARAALRAVAAESEPQPEVNRWPNVELASIY comes from the coding sequence CTGCCGGAGGGATCCGTACCCTCCGAGGAACCCGCGCTGCTCTCCGTCGCCCTGGTCGGCGCCGGACCGCGCGGTACCAGCGTCCTGGAACGCCTCTGCGCCTCCGCCCCGGAACTCCTCCCGCCCGGAGCCCGGCTGGCGGTCCATGTGGTCGACCCGGACCCGCCGGGCCCCGGCCGCGTCTGGCGTACCGACCAGTCGCCCGAGTTGCTGATGAACACCGTGGCCTGCCAGGTGACCTTGTTCACCGACGACAGCGTGGACTGCTCGGGCCCGATCCGCCCGGGCCCGAGCCTGTACGAGTGGGCGCGCGGCTCGCTCGGCCCGGACGAGTACCCGACCCGGGCCCACTACGGCCGTTACCTGGAGTGGGTGTTCGCGCGGGTCGTACGGGACGCGCCGGCGACCGTGCGCGTCGAGACGCACCGGGCCCGCGCGGTCCGGCTCGACGACACCCCCGGCGGCCACCAGGCCCTCACCCTCGACGACGGCCGCACCCTGGACGGCCTGTCCGCCGTGGTCCTGGCCCAGGGGCACCTTCCGACGACCGCCGATCCGGCCCAGCGGCGCCTGGCGGCCCACGCCGCACGCCACGGCCTGCGCCACGTCCCGCCCGCCAACCCGGCCGACGTCGACCTGTCCTCCGTACCGCCCGGCGAACCCGTCCTGCTACGCGGCCTCGGCCTCAACTTCTTCGACCACACGGCCCTGTTGACGACCGGCCGGGGCGGCCGATTCGTACGGGACGCCCAGGGCCTGCGCTATCTCCCCTCCGGCCGCGAACCGCGGCTGTACGCCGGTTCCCGGCGCGGCGTCCCGTACCAGGCCCGCGGCGACAACGCGAAGGGGGCGTACGGGCGGCACGTCCCGTTGGTCCTCACACCGGAGGTGATCGCGGGCTTCCGCAAGCGCGCCGACTCCGGGGAGGCGCCCGACTTCCTGGCGGAGATATGGCCGTTGGTCGCGAAGGAGGTGGAGACGGTGTACTGCACCGCGCTGCTCCGGCGGGCCGGAGCCTGCGCGCGACGGTGTCAGGAGTTCACCGATCACTTCCTGTCCGTACCGCACGGCGCCCCCCAAGAGGCGGTGGTGCTCAGCGAGTTCGGCGTGACGGACGCCGGCCGCTGGTCCTGGGAGCGGATCTCCCGGCCGTATGCCGGACGGGACTTCGCGCACCCCGGCGAGTGGCGTGACTGGCTGCTGTCGTACCTGCGCGAGGACGCCGCGCAGGCCGCCCTGGGCAATGTGCGCGGCCCGCTGAAGGCGGCCCTGGACGTGCTGCGCGACCTGCGCAACGAGCTCCGGCTGATCGTCGACCACGGCGGTCTCGCCGGCACCTCCCGCCGTGACCACCTGGACCGCTGGTACACCCCGCTCAACGCCTTCCTGTCCATCGGCCCGCCCCGGCGCCGCATCGAGGAGCTGGTGGCCCTGGTGGAGGCGGGCGTGGTGCGCGTGCTCGGGCCGCGCCTGAAGGTGACGGAGGTGGACGGAGCCTGGGCGGCGCACTCCCCCGACGTGCCGGGTTCGGCCGTCCGTGTGAGAACCCTCATAGAGGCCCGGCTACCGGAAACCGACCTGCGCAAAACAGCCGACGGGCTCCTCGCTGGACTGCTGCGGGCCGGGCAGTGCCGTCCGCACACCGTCGACGGTTATGAGACAGGCGGGTTGGATGTGACACCACGCCCTTATCACCTGATAGACCGTCAAGGTGTCCCGCACACCAGGCGGTTCGCCTTCGGCGTGCCGACGGAGGGTGTGCACTGGGTGACGGCTGCGGGGGCTCGGCCTGGTGTGGATTCAGTCACGCTTTCGGACGCGGACGCGGTGGCGAGAGCGGCTCTGCGTGCGGTTGCGGCGGAAAGCGAGCCCCAACCGGAGGTAAACAGGTGGCCAAATGTTGAACTTGCAAGCATCTATTAG
- a CDS encoding zinc ribbon domain-containing protein: protein MPRYEYRCRTCGDTFELSRPMAESSDPAACPSGHDDTVKLLSTVAVGGSTSAPAPAPRAGGGGGGGGCCGGGCCG, encoded by the coding sequence ATGCCTCGCTACGAGTACCGCTGCCGGACCTGCGGCGACACCTTCGAACTCAGTCGTCCCATGGCCGAGTCCTCCGATCCCGCGGCATGCCCCTCGGGTCACGACGACACGGTGAAGCTCCTGTCCACCGTCGCGGTGGGCGGCTCCACCTCCGCCCCGGCCCCGGCACCCCGCGCGGGCGGCGGAGGCGGTGGGGGCGGCTGCTGCGGTGGCGGCTGCTGCGGCTGA